The Helianthus annuus cultivar XRQ/B chromosome 16, HanXRQr2.0-SUNRISE, whole genome shotgun sequence genome includes a window with the following:
- the LOC110915800 gene encoding low-temperature-induced cysteine proteinase — MKLIPMAILSFFALISIISAMDMSIINYDATHMTSSAPLRTDDEVNALYESWLVKHGKTYNALGEKDRRFQIFKDNLRFIDEHNSGDHTYKLGLNKFADLTNEEYRMTYTGIKTIDDKKKLSKMKSDRYAYRSGDALPEFVDWREQGAVTDVKDQGSCGSCWAFSTTGSVEGVNKIVTGDLISVSEQELVNCDTSYNQGCNGGLMDYAFEFIIKNGGIDTEEDYPYTGKDGKCDKNKKNAKVVTIDSYEDVPVNDESSLKKAVSNQPVAVAIEAGGRDFQFYTSGIFTGSCGTALDHGVLAAGYGTEDGKDYWLVKNSWGAEWGEGGYLKMERNIADKSGKCGIAMEASYPIKNGDNPPNPGPTPPSPAAPEVVCDEYSTCPESTTCCCIYEYYGYCFAWGCCPLEGASCCDDHYSCCPHDYPICNVRRGTCSKSRNSPLEISATKRILATPTKLKRN, encoded by the exons ATGAAGCTCATTCCCATGGCTATCCTATCCTTCTTCGCTCTCATTTCCATCATATCCGCCATGGATATGTCCATCATCAACTACGACGCCACCCACATGACCTCCTCCGCCCCGTTGCGCACCGACGACGAAGTCAACGCTCTATACGAGTCATGGCTCGTGAAACACGGTAAAACCTACAACGCTCTCGGCGAAAAGGACCGGAGGTTTCAGATCTTTAAAGATAACCTTAGGTTCATCGATGAACATAACTCGGGTGACCATACGTATAAGCTTGGGCTGAATAAGTTTGCAGATCTGACGAATGAAGAATACCGGATGACGTATACGGGTATTAAGACGATTGATGATAAGAAGAAGTTGTCGAAGATGAAAAGTGATCGGTACGCTTACCGATCGGGTGATGCGTTGCCGGAGTTTGTTGATTGGAGAGAACAAGGTGCGGTAACAGATGTTAAAGATCAAGGAAGCTGCG GAAGTTGTTGGGCATTCTCAACCACAGGATCTGTAGAAGGGGTCAACAAGATTGTGACCGGAGACCTGATCTCTGTCTCTGAACAGGAGCTTGTGAACTGTGATACATCTTACAACCAAGGGTGCAATGGAGGTCTTATGGACTATGCTTTTGAGTTCATCATCAAAAACGGTGGTATCGACACCGAAGAAGACTACCCGTATACAGGCAAAGACGGCAAGTGCGATAAAAACAAG AAAAACGCAAAGGTTGTTACCATCGATAGTTACGAAGATGTTCCAGTCAACGACGAATCATCGCTTAAAAAGGCGGTTTCAAACCAACCTGTAGCCGTTGCGATTGAAGCCGGTGGCAGGGATTTCCAGTTCTACACTTCG GGTATTTTCACCGGTTCATGTGGAACAGCTTTGGACCATGGGGTGTTAGCTGCAGGATACGGGACGGAAGACGGTAAAGATTACTGGCTTGTGAAGAACTCATGGGGAGCGGAATGGGGAGAAGGCGGTTACTTGAAGATGGAAAGAAACATTGCTGACAAATCAGGGAAATGTGGTATCGCGATGGAGGCATCGTACCCTATTAAGAACGGCGATAACCCACCAAACCCTGGTCCAACTCCACCGTCCCCGGCTGCACCCGAAGTGGTGTGTGATGAATACAGCACCTGCCCTGAAAGCACAACCTGCTGCTGCATCTATGAGTACTATGGCTACTGTTTCGCTTGGGGATGTTGTCCGTTAGAGGGTGCTTCTTGCTGTGATGATCATTACAGTTGCTGCCCACATGATTATCCAATCTGCAATGTGCGCCGTGGTACCTGCTCGAAG AGTAGGAACAGCCCATTGGAGATTAGTGCAACCAAGAGGATTCTTGCGACACCGACAAAGTTGAAGAGGAACTAA